A stretch of DNA from Mobula birostris isolate sMobBir1 chromosome 26, sMobBir1.hap1, whole genome shotgun sequence:
tatctgaatggtggccgattaggaaaaggggaggtgcaacgagacctgggtgtccttatacaccagtcattgaaagtgggcatgcaggtacagcaggcggtgaaaaaggcaaatggtatgctggcattcatagcaagaggattcgagtacaggagcagggaggtactactgcagttgtacaaggccttggtgagaccacacctggagtattgtgtgcagttttggtcccctaatctgaggaaagacattcttgtcatagagggagtacaaagaaggttcaccagattgattcctgggatggcaggactttcatatgatgaaagactggatctactaggcttatactcgctggaatttagaagattgaggggggatcttattgaaacgtataaaatcctaaagggattggacaggctagatgcaggaagattgttcccgatgttggggaagtccagaacaagggatcacagtttaaggataaaggggaagccttttaggaccaagatgaggaaaaacttcttcacacagagagtggtgaatctgtggaattctctgccacaggaaacagttgaggccagttcattggctatatttaagagggagttagatatggcccttgtggctaaagggatcagcgggtatggagagaaggcaggtacagggttctgagttcagccatgatcatattgaatggcagtgcaggctcgaagggttgaatggcctactcctgcacttattttctatgtttctaagtttgaCAAGAACACTAGTCCATTCTGATTCAGGTGATGTTTGTTCCTGCAGAACAGCTTTCACTTTcctcaatactggtgccaatgcTCATGAATGGGAGCACATTCTCCCTTTGTAACCTTTGGGTCATACATTGAACTCTCTGCCTAGAggtcaatgaccagtggtgttctgatCTGGGAGCCCTGCTCTTGGTGATTTTTaccaatgacctggatgaggaagcagGAGGGTGGGTTACTAAgcctgcagatgatacgaaggttgACGGAGTTGTGGAGAGTGTAGAAGCTTGCTGTAGGCCACAATCGGATATTGACAGGATTTTGAGCTGGCTAAGGAGTGGCAGACAGAGTTGAACCCAGAGAagtatgaagtgattcactttggaagggggaatttgaaggcagaatatagggttgatggcaggattcttagcagtaagGAGGACCATGACTCCATAAATCCTTCACAGTTGCTGCACACGTTGatgaggtggttaagaaggtgtatggttgTTAACCTTCATTAATTGGGGtttagttcaagagccgtgaggtaatactgcagctctataaaactctggttaaaccacacttggaatattgtgttccctTCTGCTCacctcattacagaaaggatgtagaagctttagtgATTCTATGATCTTATTGACCTCATGCTATCTTGCACATGGGTCAGGTGGTTTTTCAGATGACTAcctttatgcaacacacacaaaataccggagaaATTCGGCAAGTTACGCGGTCTCAATGGAGGGATATAAACAGTCAATGAGCTGCTGCTATTGACAGAGGTGGGGTGTGTGAAGCCACGGTGACACTTTCGGAGGTGAGAATTTGTTCACAATGCGTGACTGAATGCAAAGAGAAAGGCTGAAGGTAGGATCAGTGAATGGACAATTGGAGACTGAAGTGTGTGGTCCTTAAGAAAGTCCTGCGTTGAGTTTGAACCTAGTTTCTACATGTTACGTGGACAGAATCAAATTAAATACACAAAAGATCATCCTGTatatgtaagcagaacaagtgctacacatgcccttacacttcctcccttaccaccattcagggccccagacagtccttccaggtgaggcaacacttcacctgtgagtcggctggggtgatatactgcgtccggtgctcccgatgtggccttctatatattggcgagacccgacgcagactgggagatcgttttgctgaacacctacgctctgtctgccagagaaagcaggatctcccagtggccacacattttaattccacatcccattcccattctgatatgtctatccacggcctcccctactgtaaagatgaagccacactcaggttggaggaacaacaccttatattccgtctgggtagcctccaacctgatggcatgaacattgacttctctaacttccgttaatgccccacctccccccataccccatccgttatttatttatatacacacattctttctctctctctcctttttctccctctgtccctctgactacaccccttgcccatcctctggccccctcccccccccttttccttctccctgggcctcctatcccatgatcctctcatatcccttttgcctatcacctgtccagcttttggctccatccctccccctcctgtcttctcctatcactttggatctccccctccccctccaactttcaaatctcttactagctcttccttcagttagccctgacgaagggtctcggcctgaaacgtcgactgtacctcttcctagagatgctgcctggcctgctgcgttcaccggcaactttgatgtgtgttgcttgaatttccagcatctgcagaattcctcgtgtcctGTATATGTATTAGTTCAAGTTTCAAGTTCTAAGGTATAGACATAAACACACAGggtgtaaaagccatgaaaattaGGTTTTTTTCCATTGGAAACACAACTCAGGAAACCATTGGAAATAAATCTCAGGAAGCTTCAGGCCAATGTTTTGAAACATTCTCTCTCTGCGCAGTTGCTACTACCTGTCTTTATTTGTCCTTAAACGGATTTAACTGTGTGTCTGGAGGAAAACACCTGTGCAGCAGAGTACATGGGATTGTACCAGTGCTAAAGAAATTGTATTTATTTCCTTTCAGCAAACTCAGATGGATCTGGACATGGAAACGATCCCGACGTTCTTAAGCGGCAGTCAACCGCCTGTGTCCTTTCTCGGTAGAAATGGTCTGGCCACGTTATTTGTCGTTCGACTCTTCGCTATGATTGTCACCGCAGAAACCATTTGGAAAGACGACTTGCACGATCTGTTCTGTAATTCTACCCAAGTGGGCTGTCGTCAAGAATGTTACAACGAGTTTTCTGTTCTAACGCCATTTATCTTCTTTGCGCTACAAACAATATTCGTTACCACACTGTTGATCGCGGTAAGCTGCAGCAAGAACCTGAGGCAGTACCATAACTCTGGTCAAGTGGACAGCAATTGTTTGAGTATGCTTTCCAGAGTACTTACTGAAGGAATGTTCCTCGTCCTATGGCATGCGATCTACCCTGGTTTATCAAGGAAATCTGCCTTTAAATGCGACAGATTTCCCTGTGAGCCAACTGTGGTCTGCACTATGCTTGGAAATAGACAGAAAAATGCCTTTTCAATGTTTATGTACATGTGTTCCTTGGTTTGCATATTGATATGTATGATTGAAATATTCACATTAGCAAAAAAGCGCGCAAAAAGTATCACCAAAAtacaggtttagtatcactattcttttttttgcactaccttactttccttttttttctacttataatttaaatttttaatatttacgatcgatttgtaatccagggagcaggaagcgcagaatcaaatagcgCTGTGATGACTCTACGcgctagtatcaattgtttggcgacaatatagtatattttctgcattcccattcagacatcTTCCTTGTAAATCTTGATGCTGTCAATGACGTGTAATACTCTGATTTCATTTAGTAGCTTTCTGTAGCATGTTTGGGTTTCAGATAAAGGGGCTGTGATGTTTTAACTCAAGAATATTGTTAGCCAGTCAGGCTAGTGCAATTGGATgaaggttctagagaaagctGGGCG
This window harbors:
- the LOC140188119 gene encoding gap junction beta-5 protein-like isoform X2 — encoded protein: MEQTQMDLDMETIPTFLSGSQPPVSFLGRNGLATLFVVRLFAMIVTAETIWKDDLHDLFCNSTQVGCRQECYNEFSVLTPFIFFALQTIFVTTLLIAVSCSKNLRQYHNSGQVDSNCLSMLSRVLTEGMFLVLWHAIYPGLSRKSAFKCDRFPCEPTVVCTMLGNRQKNAFSMFMYMCSLVCILICMIEIFTLAKKRAKSITKIQV
- the LOC140188119 gene encoding gap junction beta-5 protein-like isoform X1, with protein sequence MGKQTQMDLDMETIPTFLSGSQPPVSFLGRNGLATLFVVRLFAMIVTAETIWKDDLHDLFCNSTQVGCRQECYNEFSVLTPFIFFALQTIFVTTLLIAVSCSKNLRQYHNSGQVDSNCLSMLSRVLTEGMFLVLWHAIYPGLSRKSAFKCDRFPCEPTVVCTMLGNRQKNAFSMFMYMCSLVCILICMIEIFTLAKKRAKSITKIQV
- the LOC140188119 gene encoding gap junction beta-5 protein-like isoform X3; translation: MDLDMETIPTFLSGSQPPVSFLGRNGLATLFVVRLFAMIVTAETIWKDDLHDLFCNSTQVGCRQECYNEFSVLTPFIFFALQTIFVTTLLIAVSCSKNLRQYHNSGQVDSNCLSMLSRVLTEGMFLVLWHAIYPGLSRKSAFKCDRFPCEPTVVCTMLGNRQKNAFSMFMYMCSLVCILICMIEIFTLAKKRAKSITKIQV